The following coding sequences are from one Nymphalis io chromosome 5, ilAglIoxx1.1, whole genome shotgun sequence window:
- the LOC126768716 gene encoding cuticle protein 8-like: protein MFSKLVALCAVVAVSSAGLLPAPVHYSSAAAVSSQSIVRHDENAAPVAKLAVATPVAYHAAPAAVAYHAAPAAVTYHAAPAPVAYHAAPAAVTYHAAPAPVAYHAAPASIAYHAAPVAKVIAQPEEIAYPKYEYNYSVADGHTGDNKQQQEVRDGDVVKGSYSFQEADGSIRTVEYSADDHNGFNAVVHNSAPTTAPSYIKAAPAVVKTPVYAAPALQYYH, encoded by the exons ATGTTCTCTAAA CTGGTAGCTCTTTGCGCCGTTGTGGCGGTGTCCTCGGCTGGACTCCTGCCTGCCCCTGTACACTACTCTTCAGCGGCCGCCGTCTCCTCTCAAAGCATCGTCCGTCATGACGAGAATGCGGCTCCCGTTGCCAAATTGGCCGTCGCTACCCCCGTTGCTTACCACGCTGCCCCTGCTGCAGTCGCCTACCACGCTGCCCCCGCCGCCGTTACTTACCACGCTGCCCCTGCTCCCGTCGCCTACCACGCTGCCCCCGCCGCCGTCACTTACCACGCTGCCCCTGCTCCCGTCgcctaccacgctgctcccgcATCCATCGCCTACCACGCCGCTCCCGTCGCTAAAGTTATTGCACAGCCTGAAGAAATC GCTTACCCCAAATACGAGTACAATTACTCCGTTGCTGACGGACACACCGGTGACAACAAGCAACAACAAGAGGTCCGTGATGGTGATGTCGTGAAGGGCTCATACTCCTTCCAAGAAGCTGACGGTTCTATCAGAACCGTGGAGTACTCCGCTGACGACCACAATGGTTTCAACGCCGTAGTACACAACAGCGCCCCCACCACCGCCCCCTCTTACATCAAGGCTGCTCCCGCCGTTGTCAAGACCCCCGTCTACGCCGCCCCAGCCCTCCAGTACTACCactaa
- the LOC126768713 gene encoding cuticle protein 19-like — protein sequence MFTKVISLSAVLAVAAAGLLVEPHYSSAAAVSSQSIVHHDQPHVAVAAHVGYHAAPVAYHAAPVAYQASPVHYSSAAAVSSQSIQRHDQPQATVAHYAATPVTHYATAPVAHYAAAPVAHYAAAPVAHYAAPAHRLVSAHDEEEYAHPKYDFSYSVADGHTGDNKSQHESRDGDAVHGEYSLLEADGSVRTVQYTADAHNGFNAVVSNSARAEHATHAPAHILAHH from the exons ATGTTCACCAAAGTAA TCTCTTTGAGCGCTGTATTAGCAGTGGCCGCGGCTGGGCTCTTGGTGGAGCCTCACTACTCTTCAGCTGCTGCTGTCTCGTCACAAAGCATTGTGCATCACGACCAGCCCCACGTTGCGGTTGCAGCTCATGTAGGTTACCATGCCGCACCTGTTGCATACCACGCTGCACCTGTGGCCTACCAGGCTTCTCCCGTGCACTACTCTTCCGCCGCCGCAGTATCTTCGCAAAGCATCCAACGTCATGATCAGCCTCAAGCCACTGTTGCCCACTACGCTGCTACTCCTGTGACCCATTACGCCACTGCCCCTGTTGCTCACTACGCTGCGGCACCCGTTGCCCACTACGCTGCTGCACCTGTAGCCCACTACGCAGCACCTGCTCACAGACTCGTGTCCGCCCATGATGAGGAGGAATACGCTCACCCCAAATACGACTTCTCATACTCCGTAGCCGACGGTCACACCGGCGACAACAAGTCTCAACACGAGAGCCGCGACGGTGACGCCGTGCACGGCGAGTACTCTCTGCTCGAAGCTGACGGCTCTGTGCGCACAGTCCAATACACCGCTGATGCCCACAACGGTTTCAACGCTGTGGTCAGCAACTCCGCCCGTGCCGAACACGCCACTCATGCGCCAGCGCATATCCTCGCACACCATTGA